One segment of Bradyrhizobium sp. CB2312 DNA contains the following:
- a CDS encoding xanthine dehydrogenase family protein subunit M, giving the protein MSFDLHRPASVTEAIDFAQRFAPTARYVAGGTDTVIQIHRKKIDPVHLIDVACLPGMNEITEAAGAFTLGALTRYRAIETHPAFRVNLRALQEAASVVGGHQVRNIATIGGNIVNASPAADFVPPLLALDASVDMAGPNGQRSSPLRNFIVGPGKTALLPAEIVTNIRFAKLPARSATAFLKEGRRRAMEISVVCVAACLTLEASTSRCASVRLAIGAASPKAFRPEQAESYLLGQSASKENFAEAGRLAAEASSPISDVRASAGYRRGLVAVMVERALETCLQRIREQDQ; this is encoded by the coding sequence ATGAGCTTTGATCTGCATCGTCCAGCCAGCGTCACCGAAGCTATCGACTTTGCTCAACGGTTTGCGCCCACCGCACGCTATGTTGCCGGCGGAACCGATACAGTCATCCAGATCCATCGGAAGAAGATCGATCCGGTCCATCTGATCGATGTCGCGTGCCTGCCCGGCATGAACGAAATCACCGAGGCTGCCGGCGCGTTCACTCTTGGGGCGCTGACGAGGTACCGCGCGATCGAAACGCATCCTGCGTTTCGGGTTAACCTGCGGGCGCTGCAAGAGGCCGCCAGCGTGGTCGGTGGCCATCAGGTACGAAACATCGCGACCATCGGCGGCAACATCGTCAATGCGTCGCCTGCCGCCGATTTTGTGCCGCCGCTGCTCGCGCTCGATGCCAGTGTCGACATGGCAGGTCCCAATGGACAGCGCTCTTCCCCGTTGCGCAACTTCATCGTCGGTCCGGGAAAGACAGCTCTCTTGCCCGCCGAGATCGTGACGAACATCCGGTTTGCCAAGCTTCCAGCCAGATCCGCAACCGCCTTCCTGAAGGAAGGTCGCCGGCGCGCCATGGAAATATCGGTGGTTTGTGTTGCTGCTTGTTTGACGCTGGAGGCTTCCACCTCGCGCTGCGCTTCCGTGCGCCTCGCCATCGGGGCCGCAAGCCCAAAGGCATTCCGTCCCGAACAGGCGGAGAGCTATCTCCTTGGCCAGTCCGCCAGCAAGGAAAATTTTGCGGAGGCAGGCAGGCTCGCTGCGGAGGCGTCCAGTCCGATCTCCGATGTCCGCGCCTCGGCCGGCTACCGCCGTGGCCTTGTCGCGGTGATGGTCGAGCGCGCGCTTGAGACGTGTTTGCAACGAATTCGGGAACAGGATCAATGA
- a CDS encoding LLM class flavin-dependent oxidoreductase, with translation MTLDLLILGNAPMVKMLDRVKLAEASGYDTVWLADERFYREVYSCLGYFAQNTSRVRLGPCVTDPYARHPALTAMAIATLDEISNKRAILGLGAGISGFAELGIDRKKPARAISEAIEVIRMLLRGETVTYDGEVIQFKEGKLNFTPVRADIPIYVASNGPLGQRTAGACADAAFMEAGGNAPEVKAFRARLDDGAKKAGRDPKSVRLIVRLNACVAPDGQAARDALRPTVARLLGAGRLKFETAEEQGLTLPEDILASVQGAHYAAGVTPYLPLLPYVTDRHINAFTLAGNVEEVTARVIELRQAGVDGIIIMPFAPEGGTIEETIAMMGSQVWPAVAQAKGR, from the coding sequence ATGACCCTCGACCTGCTGATTCTCGGCAACGCGCCCATGGTCAAGATGCTTGATCGCGTCAAGCTCGCCGAAGCGAGCGGATACGACACGGTCTGGCTTGCCGATGAACGGTTCTATCGGGAGGTCTATTCGTGTCTGGGATATTTCGCGCAAAATACGTCTCGGGTCAGGCTCGGACCTTGCGTGACAGATCCCTACGCCAGACATCCTGCACTGACAGCCATGGCGATTGCGACACTCGACGAGATTTCCAACAAGCGCGCAATTCTCGGCCTCGGCGCCGGTATTTCCGGCTTCGCTGAGCTTGGCATCGATCGGAAGAAGCCGGCGCGCGCTATCAGCGAAGCGATCGAGGTGATCCGGATGCTCCTGCGTGGCGAGACCGTCACCTACGACGGAGAGGTCATTCAGTTCAAGGAGGGCAAGCTGAACTTCACTCCTGTTCGCGCTGATATCCCAATCTATGTGGCCAGCAACGGTCCGCTCGGCCAACGGACGGCAGGCGCTTGCGCCGACGCTGCGTTCATGGAAGCAGGCGGCAATGCTCCGGAAGTCAAGGCGTTCCGTGCGAGACTGGATGATGGAGCGAAGAAGGCAGGTCGCGATCCCAAGTCCGTCAGGCTTATCGTCCGGCTCAACGCCTGTGTTGCCCCAGACGGTCAGGCCGCCCGCGACGCGCTGCGGCCGACGGTTGCAAGATTGCTCGGTGCAGGGCGTCTCAAATTCGAAACGGCCGAAGAGCAGGGGCTGACCTTGCCGGAGGATATACTCGCCTCGGTTCAGGGCGCCCATTACGCCGCTGGCGTGACGCCTTATCTTCCTCTGCTGCCATATGTGACCGATCGCCATATCAATGCCTTCACTCTGGCCGGCAATGTCGAGGAGGTGACCGCGCGTGTGATCGAGCTGCGCCAGGCCGGCGTCGACGGGATCATCATCATGCCCTTTGCGCCTGAAGGAGGTACGATCGAGGAGACGATCGCGATGATGGGCTCCCAAGTGTGGCCTGCTGTTGCCCAGGCGAAGGGAAGGTAG
- a CDS encoding MoaD/ThiS family protein — MIRVEVNMHGNLRRFLPGGVGSIQLDLPEGATILNVVGSLSAEHEVWLASIGDMVVPLSAEVKDGAELNFFPYLEGG; from the coding sequence ATGATCCGCGTCGAGGTCAATATGCATGGAAATCTCCGCCGGTTCTTGCCCGGCGGAGTTGGATCCATTCAGCTTGACCTCCCCGAGGGAGCGACGATTCTCAACGTGGTCGGCTCCTTGAGTGCCGAGCATGAGGTCTGGCTGGCCTCGATAGGTGACATGGTTGTGCCGTTGTCGGCTGAAGTCAAAGACGGAGCCGAACTTAATTTCTTTCCCTATCTTGAAGGCGGCTAG
- the npdG gene encoding NADPH-dependent F420 reductase, giving the protein MSNAPLPTLSIVGGTGDLGSGLARSWSRAGYSVILGSRSIERAQDAVALLKSDGFANVSGDTNVAAAAKSDIVVVAVPFASYETSLAEIRDAAKGKIVVTAVVPLVPPKVSVVQLPSAGSAALIAQSQLDPSSRVVGAFHNVGSQKLHAGGKADCDVLVFSDDPEARKEVMLLADAVSNRGIDGGALANSAAAEALTSVLIAINRKYKVKGAGITISGLT; this is encoded by the coding sequence ATGTCGAACGCGCCCCTTCCGACTTTGTCAATCGTCGGCGGCACTGGAGATCTCGGATCCGGCCTTGCCCGCAGCTGGAGTCGCGCCGGATACTCCGTCATTCTTGGATCGCGCTCGATTGAGCGTGCTCAAGATGCAGTAGCGCTCTTAAAATCCGACGGGTTCGCCAATGTGAGTGGCGACACCAACGTTGCCGCCGCAGCAAAGAGCGATATTGTCGTCGTTGCCGTGCCTTTTGCGAGCTATGAGACAAGCTTGGCCGAGATCAGGGACGCGGCCAAGGGCAAGATCGTTGTCACCGCGGTCGTGCCGCTCGTGCCGCCGAAGGTCTCTGTTGTTCAACTCCCGAGCGCCGGGTCGGCTGCGCTGATCGCGCAGTCGCAGCTTGATCCGAGCTCGCGGGTGGTCGGGGCGTTTCACAATGTTGGCTCACAGAAGCTCCATGCCGGAGGCAAGGCGGACTGCGACGTCCTCGTGTTCAGCGATGATCCTGAGGCCCGCAAGGAGGTGATGCTGCTGGCGGATGCGGTGAGCAATCGCGGGATCGATGGCGGTGCGCTCGCGAACTCGGCCGCAGCCGAGGCTCTTACCTCCGTCCTGATCGCGATCAACCGCAAATACAAAGTGAAAGGTGCCGGCATCACGATTTCCGGCCTGACGTGA
- a CDS encoding xanthine dehydrogenase family protein molybdopterin-binding subunit, with protein MNAQTHRVAGHRLPRRDGVGKVTGKHVYAADFKLPGMLYGKILRSARAHALIKNIDVSRAAAIDGVRGIITAADIPQVRYGTAVRDTTVFATDRVLFMGHAVAAVAATSSEIAERAIEAIEVEYQDLPALYDPEEALTSDIRIHPDWETYKALPIISRNNNIAGQARIHVGDVEAVFAKAHKVYEHRFTTSLQHPGYTEPRVATADWDANGIVTVWCNTQLPFDTQTTLAEILDLPAARVRVTVPGIGGGFGGKLRIGVEHFAALLARKTARPVKVMSTSEEELTAALPRQASVVLLKTAVDKEGHLLARSGRVIVDCGAYAGSGPGTAAIALQVMAGPYKTGALAFESIAVYTNKVHSGSFRAPAGPMANFAMESQIDMIAKDLGLDPLEMRLRNVVKEGDPGPSGETHTSVSIEECLRKAADAIGWHDRNPEPGRGKGIACSWWMTTGGSSGVYVKINPDGSATLVSGAVEIGTGAITGAAQVLAEELSLDLTDINVTGVDTQAAPFDYGAQGSRTTFSVGNACIAAAKELRRQMFELAAKQLEAPIENMKLQDKHVVAGNKSISIAELARISRLAGGGLIAHGTAISPAPAYDPARVKNHPLPVWNTPSYHAHAVDLSVDQATGKVTINRYVVAQDVGYAINPTYIEGQIEGGVAQGIGQALSEEIVYQDGRVMNANLTDYKMPTAMDVPEIESIIVECRSAAGPYGAKGVGEPPCIEPPAAIGNAIAAATGCWPNSLPMTAEKIAATMRARHP; from the coding sequence ATGAACGCTCAAACCCATCGCGTTGCCGGTCACCGCCTGCCCCGGCGGGATGGCGTCGGCAAAGTTACCGGAAAGCACGTTTATGCTGCGGATTTCAAGCTGCCCGGTATGCTCTACGGCAAGATCCTGCGCAGTGCTCGCGCGCACGCTCTGATCAAGAACATCGACGTCTCTCGCGCGGCTGCGATCGACGGCGTGCGCGGGATCATCACCGCCGCTGATATCCCGCAGGTCCGCTATGGAACTGCGGTGCGCGACACGACCGTGTTCGCAACCGATCGTGTCCTGTTCATGGGACATGCAGTCGCCGCGGTCGCTGCCACCTCCTCCGAGATCGCCGAGCGCGCGATTGAAGCCATCGAGGTTGAATACCAGGATCTGCCGGCACTTTACGATCCGGAGGAGGCGCTCACAAGCGATATCCGTATCCATCCCGATTGGGAAACCTACAAGGCGCTTCCGATCATTTCGCGCAACAACAACATCGCAGGTCAAGCCCGTATTCACGTCGGCGATGTCGAGGCAGTCTTCGCAAAAGCTCATAAGGTCTACGAGCATCGTTTCACGACCTCGCTACAGCATCCAGGCTACACCGAGCCGCGCGTTGCGACCGCGGATTGGGACGCGAACGGAATCGTGACGGTCTGGTGCAACACCCAATTGCCGTTCGACACGCAAACGACACTGGCCGAAATTCTCGATTTGCCCGCCGCGAGGGTGCGCGTGACCGTGCCAGGAATTGGTGGTGGCTTCGGCGGCAAGCTGAGGATTGGTGTCGAGCACTTCGCAGCTCTCTTAGCGCGCAAGACCGCCCGCCCGGTCAAGGTGATGTCGACGAGCGAAGAGGAGCTCACAGCCGCGCTTCCGCGTCAGGCCTCCGTCGTTCTGCTCAAAACTGCCGTCGACAAGGAAGGGCATCTTCTTGCCCGAAGCGGCCGGGTCATCGTGGATTGTGGCGCTTATGCAGGCTCAGGTCCCGGCACGGCTGCAATCGCACTTCAGGTCATGGCCGGCCCCTATAAGACCGGAGCGCTCGCGTTTGAAAGCATCGCTGTCTACACGAACAAGGTCCATTCGGGCTCCTTCCGTGCTCCGGCGGGGCCGATGGCGAATTTCGCGATGGAAAGCCAGATCGACATGATCGCAAAGGATCTCGGCCTGGATCCTCTCGAAATGCGCCTGCGCAACGTCGTCAAGGAGGGGGATCCTGGTCCTTCGGGCGAGACGCACACCTCCGTGAGCATCGAGGAATGTCTGCGCAAGGCAGCCGATGCGATCGGCTGGCACGATCGTAATCCCGAGCCAGGACGCGGCAAGGGGATCGCCTGCAGCTGGTGGATGACGACGGGCGGCTCGTCTGGGGTCTACGTCAAGATCAACCCCGATGGGAGTGCGACGCTCGTCAGCGGCGCCGTCGAAATCGGCACCGGCGCGATCACGGGAGCTGCTCAAGTGCTGGCCGAGGAGCTGTCTCTCGACTTGACGGACATCAACGTCACCGGGGTGGACACTCAGGCCGCGCCGTTCGACTACGGCGCTCAGGGCAGCCGCACGACCTTCTCTGTCGGCAATGCGTGCATTGCGGCAGCTAAAGAGCTGCGACGGCAGATGTTCGAGCTCGCAGCCAAGCAGCTAGAAGCACCGATTGAGAACATGAAGCTGCAGGACAAGCACGTGGTCGCAGGCAACAAGTCGATTTCGATCGCGGAGCTGGCGCGCATCTCGCGTCTGGCCGGCGGCGGACTCATCGCGCATGGCACGGCCATTTCGCCAGCGCCAGCCTATGATCCGGCACGCGTCAAGAACCATCCGCTCCCTGTCTGGAATACGCCGAGCTACCATGCCCACGCCGTCGATCTTTCGGTCGATCAAGCCACGGGCAAGGTTACGATCAATCGTTATGTCGTGGCCCAGGACGTCGGATATGCGATCAATCCGACCTATATCGAGGGCCAGATCGAGGGCGGCGTGGCGCAAGGTATAGGCCAGGCGCTGTCGGAAGAGATCGTCTATCAGGATGGCCGCGTCATGAATGCGAACCTGACCGATTACAAGATGCCGACAGCGATGGATGTCCCGGAGATCGAGAGCATTATCGTCGAATGCCGCTCCGCTGCCGGTCCTTACGGTGCCAAGGGCGTCGGGGAGCCACCGTGCATCGAGCCACCGGCTGCTATCGGCAATGCGATCGCGGCGGCGACCGGTTGCTGGCCGAATTCGCTGCCGATGACCGCTGAAAAAATTGCCGCCACAATGCGAGCCCGGCACCCATGA
- the cofE gene encoding coenzyme F420-0:L-glutamate ligase, with amino-acid sequence MTRSITYSALPGIPLVGPGDDLVDVIVDGVRAGGIVVASGDIFVIAQKIVSKAENRYVYLDDVSPSDRALELAKTVGKDPRHIEVVLSESTEVLRARQNIIIVAHRLGFVMANAGIDESNIEQDRGHRVLLLPENPDTSCQRLKTGLDQQFGVDVGVIINDSFGRPWRNGVVGVALGSAGIPALQSMIGKPDLFGRPMQVTEIALADELAAAASLLMGQAAEGQPVIHVRGFSSRAPINSASALMRAKERDMFR; translated from the coding sequence ATGACGAGGAGCATCACTTACAGCGCGCTCCCCGGGATTCCTCTGGTGGGACCGGGCGACGATCTGGTTGACGTCATCGTGGATGGCGTGAGGGCCGGAGGGATCGTCGTCGCATCCGGCGATATTTTTGTCATTGCGCAAAAGATCGTGTCGAAGGCGGAAAACAGGTACGTCTATCTCGATGATGTGAGCCCTTCCGACCGCGCTCTGGAGCTTGCAAAAACGGTCGGCAAGGATCCCCGGCACATCGAGGTGGTGCTCTCAGAATCGACCGAGGTTCTTCGCGCAAGACAGAATATAATCATCGTTGCTCACCGCCTCGGCTTCGTGATGGCGAACGCCGGCATAGATGAATCCAATATCGAGCAGGATCGAGGCCATCGCGTGTTGTTGCTGCCCGAAAATCCAGATACCAGTTGCCAACGCCTCAAGACTGGCCTCGATCAACAATTCGGTGTCGATGTCGGTGTCATTATAAACGACAGCTTCGGCCGCCCGTGGCGCAACGGCGTCGTTGGCGTGGCGCTCGGAAGTGCTGGAATTCCTGCCCTTCAGAGCATGATCGGCAAGCCCGATCTGTTCGGGCGGCCCATGCAGGTGACAGAGATCGCGCTAGCGGATGAGCTGGCAGCTGCCGCCTCGCTCTTGATGGGACAGGCAGCCGAAGGCCAGCCCGTCATCCATGTCCGTGGATTCTCCTCTCGCGCGCCAATCAATTCGGCGTCCGCGCTCATGCGTGCGAAAGAACGGGATATGTTCAGATGA
- a CDS encoding DUF917 domain-containing protein, with translation MRQLSPEDIEALSVGAWILGTGGGGSPYHALLNLRRFYDAGVRVDLIDPDELDDDDAIAVVSIMGAPLVFQERLVDSRLIARAVSAMEEHLGRKFRAVMAVEIGGGNGMQSLLAAVHLKIPVVDADAMGRAYPEAQMTSFAVGNLAPYPLTSVDPRGNEAIVGKTSSWKWMERVSRKLCTEFGSIVATCKAPRTGAEVKKWAIPHTTSKAINLGRAVAEANREHADPIAAILKAESGKFLFSGKIVEVERRTTEGFLRGRTVVEGLGDDHGSQIRIDFQNEWIVVWRDGQALVSTPDLICVLDSESGEAIGTETIRYGQRTTVIALPAAPVFLSPRGLDHVGPRAFGYDIDFKSVFCS, from the coding sequence ATGAGGCAATTGAGTCCAGAGGATATCGAGGCGCTCTCGGTCGGTGCCTGGATTCTCGGAACAGGCGGGGGCGGGAGTCCGTATCACGCGCTCTTGAATTTGCGACGTTTCTACGATGCGGGCGTTCGCGTCGATCTGATCGATCCTGATGAGCTGGACGATGATGATGCGATCGCGGTTGTCTCCATCATGGGCGCGCCGCTTGTCTTCCAGGAACGTCTGGTTGACAGCAGGCTGATCGCTCGCGCCGTTTCGGCTATGGAGGAGCATCTTGGCCGCAAGTTCAGGGCGGTGATGGCGGTCGAGATCGGCGGCGGCAACGGCATGCAGTCCTTGCTTGCTGCCGTTCACCTGAAAATTCCAGTTGTCGACGCCGATGCGATGGGCCGGGCCTATCCCGAAGCGCAAATGACAAGCTTTGCAGTGGGCAATCTCGCTCCTTATCCGCTGACCTCAGTAGACCCGCGCGGTAATGAGGCCATCGTTGGCAAAACCTCGTCCTGGAAATGGATGGAGCGCGTGAGCCGAAAGCTTTGCACTGAGTTCGGGTCCATCGTTGCGACCTGCAAGGCGCCGCGCACCGGTGCTGAGGTGAAAAAGTGGGCCATTCCCCATACCACATCCAAGGCCATTAATCTCGGACGGGCGGTTGCTGAGGCCAACCGGGAACACGCCGACCCGATTGCGGCCATTCTGAAGGCGGAATCCGGCAAGTTCCTGTTCTCCGGCAAGATCGTTGAAGTCGAGCGGCGGACAACGGAGGGCTTCCTGCGCGGCCGCACGGTCGTGGAGGGGCTTGGCGATGACCACGGCAGCCAGATCCGGATCGACTTCCAGAATGAGTGGATCGTCGTGTGGCGTGATGGGCAGGCGCTCGTCTCGACGCCGGACCTTATTTGCGTTCTCGACAGCGAATCCGGCGAGGCGATCGGAACGGAAACCATTCGCTACGGGCAGCGGACGACGGTGATCGCGCTGCCGGCGGCTCCGGTCTTCCTCTCGCCGCGCGGACTCGACCATGTCGGCCCCCGCGCCTTTGGTTATGACATCGATTTCAAGTCGGTATTCTGCTCATGA
- a CDS encoding IclR family transcriptional regulator, whose product MTDVSQLLNMPKSSASRLLKTMLLEGLLSRSENPPRYKVGNLLFEISRLYKLNSSLIDAVDEAVKEITRETGHTGYVSILDGADVLVIRMHQGSHALRVFTPLGQRAPAFATAIGRSLLSRFPDGVVRSLHVEGVTPPSPRAPQNVDELVAALDQPRRFGWAEALDEAIPGVGSISVSVSDPEIRETVGFCISYPASHMSDEERNRAITLLTTAAQRIAHRFGDQFLLQRAQRALGRGGGPVAA is encoded by the coding sequence GTGACAGATGTCTCGCAACTGTTGAATATGCCTAAAAGTTCAGCATCTCGGTTGCTGAAGACGATGCTGCTTGAGGGGCTGCTGTCGCGCTCGGAGAATCCGCCGCGCTATAAGGTCGGAAATCTGCTTTTCGAGATTTCGCGCCTCTACAAGCTGAACTCTTCCCTGATTGACGCCGTCGATGAGGCCGTAAAGGAGATCACTCGAGAGACCGGGCACACCGGTTATGTCTCGATCCTTGATGGTGCGGATGTTCTGGTCATCCGGATGCATCAGGGCTCCCACGCCTTGCGTGTCTTCACGCCGCTGGGTCAGCGTGCTCCTGCCTTTGCGACTGCGATTGGGCGCAGTCTGCTCTCGCGCTTTCCGGATGGCGTGGTGCGCTCGCTTCATGTTGAAGGTGTCACTCCGCCTTCGCCGCGCGCGCCTCAAAATGTCGACGAGCTGGTGGCGGCGCTGGATCAGCCGCGCCGGTTCGGCTGGGCCGAGGCCCTCGATGAGGCGATCCCCGGGGTCGGCTCAATCTCAGTGAGCGTCTCCGATCCAGAAATCCGCGAGACCGTGGGGTTCTGTATTTCGTATCCAGCCTCGCACATGAGCGATGAGGAGAGGAATCGCGCGATCACGCTGCTTACAACTGCCGCTCAGCGCATAGCGCACCGCTTCGGCGATCAGTTTCTGCTGCAGCGGGCGCAGCGCGCGCTTGGCAGAGGCGGCGGCCCGGTTGCTGCTTGA
- a CDS encoding Lrp/AsnC family transcriptional regulator: MLTALDPLDRKILSELIRDARISQLALAERVGLSATSCARRVLQMEKAGVIKGYSAEIDANSLGFPLTVIVHITLDRQSEDALRVFEAEIQKCPDVIACHLMSGTDDYRLSVLARDMEDYERIHKQHLSRLPGVARLQSSFAMRTVVKRSISPAALHG; this comes from the coding sequence ATGCTCACAGCCCTCGATCCTCTGGACCGTAAAATCCTAAGCGAGCTCATTCGGGATGCCCGAATAAGCCAGCTGGCGTTGGCCGAACGGGTCGGCCTCTCGGCAACGTCTTGCGCAAGGCGCGTGCTGCAAATGGAGAAGGCCGGGGTCATTAAAGGCTATTCAGCCGAGATCGATGCAAACTCGCTTGGCTTTCCCCTGACCGTGATCGTCCACATCACGCTCGACCGCCAAAGCGAGGACGCGCTTAGGGTTTTCGAGGCCGAAATTCAGAAATGCCCCGACGTTATCGCCTGCCATTTGATGTCCGGTACGGACGATTATCGGCTTTCGGTGTTGGCGCGCGACATGGAGGATTACGAACGCATTCATAAGCAGCACCTCTCACGCCTGCCAGGCGTGGCAAGACTGCAATCGAGCTTCGCAATGCGCACTGTCGTAAAGCGGTCAATTTCTCCGGCAGCGCTTCATGGCTAG
- a CDS encoding (2Fe-2S)-binding protein — MNRKILNIVVNGESHQLLIEPHWTLLQVLRNEIGMMGTKENCLEAECGVCTVLLDGRAVNSCILLAGQAEGCSITTIEGIGDPEHLHPLQEAFIECGAVQCGYCIPGMILTAKSFLDEHPGCRPSREEIREAIAGTLCRCTGYRKIIDAVETAADRIALSGAKQ; from the coding sequence ATGAACCGGAAAATTCTCAATATCGTTGTCAATGGCGAGAGCCACCAGCTGCTTATCGAGCCCCATTGGACGCTGCTGCAGGTCCTGCGCAACGAGATCGGCATGATGGGCACCAAGGAGAACTGCCTGGAAGCAGAGTGCGGCGTCTGCACGGTGCTGCTTGATGGAAGGGCCGTCAATTCCTGCATCCTGCTTGCGGGCCAGGCTGAGGGATGCTCGATCACCACGATCGAGGGGATCGGCGATCCCGAGCATCTGCATCCCCTTCAGGAAGCGTTCATCGAATGCGGCGCCGTTCAGTGCGGCTACTGCATCCCGGGAATGATCCTGACGGCAAAGTCATTCCTGGACGAACATCCGGGCTGCCGCCCCTCGCGCGAGGAGATCAGGGAAGCCATCGCAGGAACCCTGTGCCGCTGCACCGGCTATCGCAAGATCATCGATGCGGTGGAAACCGCGGCGGACCGCATCGCACTTTCGGGAGCCAAGCAATGA
- a CDS encoding hydantoinase/oxoprolinase family protein, with the protein MRRIGIDVGGTNTDAVLIDGGKVVQGVKVATTADVTSGVAAAIEALDLSAEHDSGLDALMIGTTHFINAVVQRRHLTKVAVIRVALPATSSLPPFTDWPAGLAELANGGVFQIEGGHDYDGRRFAPLDTTAARRIAREIRNLGLKYVVVNALFSPLDPSDEEAVAAILREEIPDVSVTCAHLLGGIGLLERENAAILNASLIALARETITAFEHAKSKVGLNAPLFVTQNDGTVAEASRAATYPVFSFASGATNSMRGAAYLSGLKDAVVVDVGGTTADFGYLRNGFPREANAVVHIGGVRTLFRMPDLVSIGLGGGSHIDLEAATIGPLSVGYRLSTEALVFGGNRVTATDIGVAAGLIDLGDRKRVAHIAADDVKRILRRCKEMLEENVDRMKTNASDITLIAVGGGAFLVPEELQGVGRVVRVQHGGCANAVGAAIAQVSGEVDQVFQGLTRDEAVASARKLAESRAVEAGADSESLALVEAEDTPIAYLPGNAMRVRVKVVGNIRSTRMGQTAKEKVTCQSVS; encoded by the coding sequence ATGAGACGCATTGGGATTGACGTAGGTGGCACCAATACGGATGCCGTGCTGATCGACGGCGGAAAGGTCGTGCAGGGCGTGAAGGTCGCGACCACGGCCGACGTCACCAGTGGTGTGGCTGCGGCCATCGAGGCACTCGATCTGAGCGCCGAGCATGACAGTGGTCTCGACGCGCTGATGATCGGCACGACCCACTTCATCAATGCGGTCGTTCAGCGCCGTCATCTGACGAAAGTGGCGGTGATCCGGGTCGCGCTCCCCGCCACGAGCTCCTTGCCGCCCTTCACCGATTGGCCGGCTGGCCTCGCTGAGCTCGCCAATGGCGGGGTCTTTCAAATTGAAGGCGGCCACGATTACGACGGGCGCAGGTTCGCCCCTCTGGATACTACCGCAGCCAGAAGAATTGCGCGCGAAATACGCAATCTCGGCCTCAAATACGTCGTGGTCAACGCACTGTTCTCTCCGCTTGATCCGTCCGATGAAGAAGCGGTCGCCGCCATCCTGCGCGAAGAAATCCCCGATGTGTCGGTGACCTGCGCACATTTGCTCGGCGGGATAGGATTGCTCGAACGTGAGAACGCGGCCATTCTCAATGCTTCTCTCATTGCGCTTGCGCGGGAGACCATCACGGCTTTTGAGCATGCCAAGTCAAAAGTCGGGCTGAACGCGCCGCTTTTTGTCACGCAAAACGACGGCACGGTCGCGGAGGCCTCGCGTGCCGCTACCTACCCGGTGTTCAGCTTTGCCTCCGGTGCGACCAACTCAATGCGTGGTGCGGCCTATCTTTCGGGGCTCAAAGATGCGGTGGTGGTCGACGTCGGCGGCACGACGGCGGACTTTGGCTACTTGAGAAATGGCTTTCCCCGTGAAGCCAACGCGGTTGTTCATATTGGAGGCGTCAGGACCCTGTTCCGTATGCCGGATCTCGTTTCGATCGGACTAGGTGGCGGCAGCCATATCGACCTTGAAGCGGCAACCATCGGGCCGCTTAGCGTTGGGTATCGCCTGTCCACGGAAGCGCTGGTGTTTGGCGGCAATCGCGTGACGGCGACGGACATCGGCGTTGCCGCGGGACTGATCGATCTCGGCGATCGCAAGCGTGTGGCACACATCGCTGCCGATGACGTGAAAAGGATTCTGCGCCGCTGCAAGGAGATGCTGGAAGAGAACGTCGACCGGATGAAGACAAACGCTTCAGACATCACGCTGATTGCGGTCGGTGGCGGCGCGTTTCTTGTTCCGGAAGAATTGCAGGGCGTCGGGCGTGTCGTCCGGGTTCAGCACGGTGGTTGCGCGAATGCGGTTGGCGCAGCCATTGCCCAGGTCAGTGGTGAAGTCGACCAGGTGTTTCAGGGACTGACGCGAGACGAGGCGGTTGCTTCAGCACGCAAGCTTGCCGAATCCCGGGCAGTGGAGGCCGGCGCGGACTCAGAATCGCTCGCGCTGGTCGAGGCGGAGGATACGCCGATCGCCTATCTGCCCGGAAATGCCATGCGCGTGCGTGTCAAAGTGGTCGGCAATATTCGATCAACCCGAATGGGGCAAACAGCCAAGGAGAAAGTCACATGCCAGTCCGTTTCCTGA